The Legionella lansingensis DNA window ATAGGTATTGAAGTTCATCGGGCAGGTGTTGGTAGTCTAACAGCAGGTTTGCATGAAAAGGGAATCAAGAACGTAAGAATTATTCTTCATGATGCGGTAGAAGTCTTTAAACATTGTTTGCCAAAAGAGACTTTGGCTGGCGTGCAAATTTTTTTTCCTGACCCTTGGCCCAAAAAGCGTCACCACAAGCGTCGATTAATACAAGCGGAATTTATTAAGTTGTTAATTGCGAGCATCAAGTCTGGTGGATTCGTTCATTGTGCCACGGATTGGCAAGAATATGCTGAACATATGCTTGCTGTATTGTCTGTGGAACCTGAACTAAGAAATATGGACGAGAAGGGTGGTTTTTCCCCAAGGCCAAAGACTAGGCCGTTAACCAAATTTGAGCAACGTGGTCATAAGCTCGGGCACGGGGTATGGGATTTGATTTTTAAAAAGATATGAGGCTATGAATAAAACAATTTTGATCTTCATTTGCCCAATATGTAAAAATGGGTCGTGCAACAATTATCAGCTTTTCAATTTTTAAGGGATTAAAATTATGGATCTATTTGATGAAATTAATCAGGCGATTAGAGAAAGCGTACAAGCTTGCCTTCGTTTACTTGAAGAAAAATTAAAATTAGATAGAAACCTTTTAAAGAACTGTTTTTGCCGAGACGGTAAGCAGCAAACAATTCTGAATTACCTTATTGATTTGCATAGCGATGAGCTTAATTTACAAGAGGCTATTGCATGGCTTTTGCAGCACGATGTAAATATTAATTTAAATCAACCACTGCATCTTGCACTAAAACTTGAAAAATTAGATTTGGTACGTCTTATTCTGCAAAAGTGTGTTGTCGAGTCTGTAAAAGAGCCCGGAAAAAAGCTAGATCTTGATTCTCGTGATCACGAAGGGAAGACCCTGATTTATAGGATTCTTCAGGCAGGGGATCTTGAATCTCTCACAATCGTGATTGACAAGGGCATTGATGTTAATCAGCCCAGCCTTTTTACCCAATCTGTGGAGCTGCAACCGTTGCATCAAGCAGTTATTCATAATTTACCAGAGGCTGTTGCAGCATTACTGCGGGTAGGAGCACAGCTTAATAATCCCTTTGGTTTTGCAAACGACAATGCACTCTTGCTAGCTGCACGTACGGGAGCAGTCAAAGTCATCGAGGAAATACTTGCTTTTTGGCGGCGATTGCCTCCAGAACAACAGGATCAAATCTTCTTAAACAAGTCAAATAATAAGCAATATACTGCTATTGGTTTTCTATGTATGCGGTTGCATGACGAGGAAGAACCACAGGAAGCCATACGTGGTATAGCTGTGCTATTGTGTAATGGAGCCAATGTACCTGCCGAACCTCTGCTTCACTCTTTGCTCATGGATAATCGCAAAGCGTTATTTAAGGAAGTAAAAGAGTACACTAAAGGGGATCCCAAATTAGCTGCTGCTTTTCTGCGTCGTTGTCATAATAAAAAAGACCCCTTGCATGAGATTATGTATGCCAAGAATTCCTGGAGCCAAGCTTTAAGACATTTATTTGGTAGAGCAGATGACTTGGCCTTTGAGATGGAAGCGCTGATACCGCTGCCTGATGAAAATTCTCCAAAACAAACCCAGGAACCCAAAGAGCAACACCACCGGGAAGATGAAACGCTATTTGAGAGAGATGAAATTCTCTTTGCACAGTTCGTAAAGGAATATAAAAAATCAATTAATGATCGTATGAAGATATGGAAATGGACCCTATTTAATCCCTGGAGTGAGATGCTTCATTTAATTGCGGAAGGAAAGGTCACTTGTTGGCAGCATGTAGTTAACCACGCTGAAACACATCCTGATACACGTACTGATAAGATAGTTAAACAAATGATGAAATCGACAGAGGCTCTTCATGAGGATTTTAATGCTAGAGAGGAGAATGGTGCAATCCTTAAGACTTAATCTATTGAGAAGACTCCCGTCATTTGCTTGCTTAAAGCGAGTATACCCCATAGAATTCTAATTTTCTGTGTTAAGGCGGGAGATATAGATGAGTTGGAATGAGCCGGATAAGGGCAAGGATCCATGGAGTGGTAAAAATCAGCCACCCGATTTGGATGAGGCACTGAAGCGTTTTCAAGAAAAACTCAAGAAAACCTTTTTTGGCGGCTCCAATCAACCTGAAGGCGGTTCTTCTGGTACTAAAAGTGGTGGTCTACTAGCCCTAATGATTGCCCTACTTGTTTTTGTTTTATGGGCTTTATCCGGAATTTTCATTGTCGATCCCGCTGAGCAGGCTGTCATATTACGCTTTGGCAAATATGTCGAAACAGTAGGTCCAGGACCTCATTGGATTCCGCGTATCATTTCTTCCAAAATTGTAAAAAACGTCGATCGAGTTTCGGATTATTCGTACTCTGCGCAAATGCTAACCAAGGATGAGAACCTTGTTTCGGTCTCTGTCGTGGTGCAGTATCGTATTGGCGATCTTGAAGAATATTTATTTAATGTCTCCGATCCGCAAGAAAGTTTGCAGCAGGCCACTTCAAGTGCGCTAAGACAGGTCGTTGGAACCACTACGTTTGATCAAATTATCACCGAAGGTCGTGAAGCTTGGGGAACCAATGTTCAAGACACTTTAGTTAAAATCCTTAACCAATATAAAGCGGGTATTGTTATTGTGAATGTATCCCCACAACCTGCCCGTGCTCCTGAAAATGTTCAAGATGCTTTTGATGATGCTATCAAAGCAAGAGAAGATGAGAAGCGTTTTAAAGAGCAAGCCTTGGCTTATCAAGCACGCGTTGTCCCCATAGCGGAAGGTAATGCGAAGCGTATTCTTGCAGAGGCACAGGCTTTTGCACAACAAGTAACTTTTCGTGCGCAAGGGGAAGTCGCAGAATTTTTAGCGTTACTCCCTGAGTATGTCTTGGCGCCCTTCGTTACTTCCCAGCGAATGTATTTGGAAACCATGCAGTACGTCTTAAATAAGAGCAGCAAAATTATCGTTGATAATAAAGCAGGGAATTTGCTTTATTTACCTTTGGATAAATTAGTAGGCACTAAAACTGCTTTAGCTACTCCTATGCAGGCAGGAGTGGCTAAAGAAGGTACAGTTAGTAATGAAGCAGAAGGCACGATAGTCACTGATCGCAACATCGGTAGACGCACTTATCGACCGGGGAGGAATGACTAAATGAATGCAGCAAAAACAACACTAGGCATTCTTGCGTTTGTCATCTTAATGGTGGTGTTCGCGAGCGTTTTTACGATTACCCAAGGACAGCATGGAATTTTGCTTCGTCTCGGACGTTTAGTCGTTGATGCTAACACGCAAAAAGTTAAAATTTTGGGTCCAGGGTTACATATAAAAACACCGTTTATCGAAAGTGTGCGGATTTTTGATACTCGCATTCAAACTTTGGATATAAAATCCTCCCGTATCGTTACTAAGGAGAAAAAAGACGTTATCGCTGACTATTATGTCAAATGGCGTATTGCTGACTTGGCCAAATACTATAAGTCCACGGGGGGTAATGAGTTCAAAGCGGAAACGTTGCTCGAGCAACAATTGAATACCTCTTTGCGAGCAGAATTTGGTAAGCGTTTGATTTCTGAAGTGTCTGGTGGACGCGAAGATCTTACAGAAAAGCTCCGTGATAAAGCAGAGCAGCAAGCAAATCAATTGGGAATTCAAATCGTTGATGTGCGGATCAAAGGAATTGAGTTTCCTGAAACCACGAGTAATAACATCTTTCAGTTCATGCGAGCAAATATGCAGAGGATAGCAAATAGTCATCGTGCTGATGGCAGTGCAGCCGCAGAGGCTATTAAAGCGGCTGCTGATGCAAAGGTAACGATTTTGTTGGCGCAAGCACAGAGTGAGGGTCAAAAAATTAGAGCGCGAGGTCAAGCTACGGCGGCTAAAATTTATGCAGACGCTTTTAATAAAAATCCAGATTTCTTTGTTTTTTATCGTAGTCTGAAAGCTTATGAAGGTAGTTTCAATAGTAAACAATCTGTCCTTGTGTTGGATCAAAGCAGTGCTTTTTTTGATTACTTTAGGAATGCATTGACAAAGGGTAATGGCACTAAGCCAGAAAAGACATTATAATGCCCAATTTTTTCTAAATTGGGTTAAGTAATACGCTTAACCCTTTTTTGTTGGAGGCTGTTTGGTGATCATTAATTTCCTCTCGGCATTTGCATTAATGCTTGTGTTTGAGGGTTTAATGCCATTTTCTTCGCCCGCGAAATGGAAGGAACTATTGCGCAAAGTTATTGAACAGGATGAAAGGACTTTGCGTATAACCGGGTTTATCAGCATGCTGGTGGGAGCTATTTTGCTCGCCATTGTTCATCAATTTGCAGAATAAAGAGTCCATTATGGGTAAAAATGTAGTCGTCATTGGAACACAATGGGGTGACGAAGGTAAAGGTAAAATTGTTGATTTGTTAACTCATGATGCACAGGTGGTTGTCCGCTATCAGGGTGGACATAATGCTGGTCATACGCTCAAAATTAAGGGTGAAAAGACTGTGTTGCGCTTGATTCCTTCGGGAATGTTGCGACCTCATGTCAAGTGTTATATCGGCAATGGGGTCGTGTTATCACCTCAAGCTTTGTTGGATGAAATCAAGGAACTGGAACAAAAAGGCATTCATGTTCGTAATCGTTTGCGCATCAGCCAAGCTTGTCCCCTAATTTTACCTTATCATATTGCTTTGGATAAGGCGCGCGAAAATCAAAAGGGAACGGCAGCCATTGGCACAACAGGTCGTGGTATTGGTCCCGCTTATGAAGATAAGGTTGCAAGACGGGCACTGAAAGTTAGGGATTTGCTCTACCCCGAACGCTTCCATAACAAGCTTACTGAACTATTGCAGTACCATAATTTTGTCTTGAAGGAATATTACAAGCAACCCGAGGTTGATTTACAGCAATTATTAGATGACGCTAGGATTTGGGCAGATGAATTAAAAGACATGATCTGTGATGTCACCACTTGTTTGCATGAGCACAGGGAAAAAGGTGATGCTATCCTATTTGAAGGTGCTCAAGGGGTTTATCTTGATATTGATCATGGTACTTATCCCTTTGTGACTTCCTCTAATACTTGTGTAGGTAGTGTAGTGAACGGCGCAGGCTTTGGTCCTCGATACATTGACTATGTCCTGGGTATTACTAAAGCCTATACCACGAGAGTAGGTGGTGGGCCTTTTCCTACTGAACTCCAAGATGAGATAGGTAAAGGCTTAGCAGCACGCGGCAATGAATTTGGTGCAGTTACTGGTCGGCCTCGTCGCTGTGGGTGGTTGGATGCAGTTTTGCTACGACGCTCTATTGAGCTCAATAGCATTACTGGTTTATGCATGACAAAACTTGATGTTTTAGATGGTTTGGCCACCGTCAAAATCGCTGTAGCGTACCGGGATTCTAGTGGACAATTGCTTTCTCGTCCTCCACAGGCGGCAGAAGATTTCGAAGGGTTGGAACCTATCTATGAAGAAATGCCAGGGTGGTCTGAGTCCACAGCTGATGTTACCGATATGAAGCTGTTGCCTGCAAATGCCATCGCTTACATTAAGCGTATCGAAAATTTGCTTGGGGTACCCGTTGACATGCTCTCAACTGGACCAGAACGAGATTCTACTGTCATCTTGCGCGATCCTTTTGAGTTAAAGCAAAGTAGATAGGCACTTGGTTCTGAGAGTAGGCGTTAAGTTAACGATTTTTCTATTCTCGAATTACTGCTCCCGGAGCGAGTCCGGGAGCGGGGATTCGAGAACGCTTAACTTAATGGCAATGGGCATTTGGCTGCATGGAGGTGCTATGCGTTCTGCTTTTTGGAAAATGTTAAAGGATTATCAGCCAGTTAGCACAACAGGGGTCTTGGCTCATACCTACTATTGGCTTACATGGCTCGGATCCGGTGACTTTGTTTATAAGAATCCAAACTTTAAACCACCTGAAACTGAGGATCCTTCTCTTAAACAGGGTATTGTTATTTATTGCGTTTATGGCACTGCAGACCAACCTGGCTCATTTGCTCGCATTGCAAGCCGTCTGCTGGCAGAAGGGGTGCCTGATTATGTCTCAGAAATCCATCTTGTGGCTTTTGATCACCGATATCAGGGTAAAGGGATTCGTTATTTCTCTAAAAAATTAATAGAAAAGATAAAGACAAATGGCCATAGCCATGTCATTTTTATGGGGCATTCACGAGGGGGGATAATTATTGCCGACGCCACAGAATATCGCGCAGCAGCAGAAGGGATTAAGGTGCATGGTGTTGTCTCTATCTGCGCACCTCATGGTGGCTCTCCATTGGCCATACAACCGTTATCATTATTTTCAACTTCAGTAGAAGAGATGCAAATTAATAGCTCGTTTCTAGCTAGACTGAATAAAAAAATTTCACAATCAGAAAATAACTATTTTTTTGTGGCTGTTGAAGAAGATGCTATTGTTCCTCCTGAAGCTACCTTCGTAGAAGGTTACGTTGAAAAACATCCTGAGTCTCGATTGATTCTCAATCGTCATGGACATCTATCTATTATGTCCTCTAGACGCCTGGTAAGGCATCTCGGAGAGAAGTTGTTTGAATTTGGTGCAACTTTATTCCCACAAAGTAAGTCTGATTTAAACGTTACTACTGTCTCTGGAAAAGAAGAGATAGATGAGTGGATAGATATAACGGGCGATGATTCTGGTGAGCATTTGTTTGAGGTTGCTTTATCTCCACAAAATAAGTCTGATTTAAACGGTGATGATGCTATCCCTGAAAAAGCAGAGATAGAAGGCGAGTGGGTAGATGTAACGGGTGATGATGATTTTGCAGCTGATCGTTTGCCAAGCATGAGTAAATAAATGCGCGCTATCCTGGTTACTGCCATTAAATTAAAGATTTTAGTGTCTCGAATTACCGTGACTTGACCACGGTATCCATTTTAGTGGGGCGCTTTGCTTAAATAGGTTTTTTCAAATTCACTTAGCTTTTCTTCCAACTGCCATTGCAATTTTGCTTTTTCATTGTTTTTAATGAATTGTAGGCAGCTTTGGCTTTGGAAGTTAGCGCACTCAGAGATGGGTTTAGCCTCTTTAGGATCTGCCCATAGACTTTTCCCAGGCAAGAAACTATAAGTGAGTGCATTGCGATTGATTAGTTTTAAGGTAGGGTAGTCAATATCATGATTTAAAACAGCTTCAACATATTCGCGAGTAAGATCCGTACGCAGAATGCCTTCATCATCAGTAGATAGAACCACCGGAACGTTATGTGTCAGGTAATAACGTAGAGGATGGGCTTTACCATAGCAGCCAAGGATTTCTCGGTTACTGGTTAAATTGATTTCAATGGGGATTTGCTTGGTAGCCATGGTTCTTAAGAGATCCTCGGAGTTATCTTCGTATGCGATAGCTGTACCATGTCCTATTCTTTCTGCATGGGCAATATGAACGGCCTCATTAATATGAAAATTCAAATCATTAGGTTCAACAAAACTAGGTGCTAATTCTCCAGCATGTAAACTAAGATGGACTGCAGGGTAGGCTTTACGCAAAAAAGCAAAGATTTGCATTTGTTGATGATAATCGCGCAAGGAAATGATTCCATCTTCTGGCTGCACAAGATTGACCGCC harbors:
- the trmB gene encoding tRNA (guanosine(46)-N7)-methyltransferase TrmB, producing MRTIKSFVVRGGRISKRQQYALDHWLKDYELSLQEIPWNLEQIFGRQADTIVEIGFGMGASLQAMAEEHPEFNFIGIEVHRAGVGSLTAGLHEKGIKNVRIILHDAVEVFKHCLPKETLAGVQIFFPDPWPKKRHHKRRLIQAEFIKLLIASIKSGGFVHCATDWQEYAEHMLAVLSVEPELRNMDEKGGFSPRPKTRPLTKFEQRGHKLGHGVWDLIFKKI
- the ankC gene encoding Dot/Icm T4SS effector AnkC/LegA12, with protein sequence MDLFDEINQAIRESVQACLRLLEEKLKLDRNLLKNCFCRDGKQQTILNYLIDLHSDELNLQEAIAWLLQHDVNINLNQPLHLALKLEKLDLVRLILQKCVVESVKEPGKKLDLDSRDHEGKTLIYRILQAGDLESLTIVIDKGIDVNQPSLFTQSVELQPLHQAVIHNLPEAVAALLRVGAQLNNPFGFANDNALLLAARTGAVKVIEEILAFWRRLPPEQQDQIFLNKSNNKQYTAIGFLCMRLHDEEEPQEAIRGIAVLLCNGANVPAEPLLHSLLMDNRKALFKEVKEYTKGDPKLAAAFLRRCHNKKDPLHEIMYAKNSWSQALRHLFGRADDLAFEMEALIPLPDENSPKQTQEPKEQHHREDETLFERDEILFAQFVKEYKKSINDRMKIWKWTLFNPWSEMLHLIAEGKVTCWQHVVNHAETHPDTRTDKIVKQMMKSTEALHEDFNAREENGAILKT
- the hflK gene encoding FtsH protease activity modulator HflK; translated protein: MSWNEPDKGKDPWSGKNQPPDLDEALKRFQEKLKKTFFGGSNQPEGGSSGTKSGGLLALMIALLVFVLWALSGIFIVDPAEQAVILRFGKYVETVGPGPHWIPRIISSKIVKNVDRVSDYSYSAQMLTKDENLVSVSVVVQYRIGDLEEYLFNVSDPQESLQQATSSALRQVVGTTTFDQIITEGREAWGTNVQDTLVKILNQYKAGIVIVNVSPQPARAPENVQDAFDDAIKAREDEKRFKEQALAYQARVVPIAEGNAKRILAEAQAFAQQVTFRAQGEVAEFLALLPEYVLAPFVTSQRMYLETMQYVLNKSSKIIVDNKAGNLLYLPLDKLVGTKTALATPMQAGVAKEGTVSNEAEGTIVTDRNIGRRTYRPGRND
- the hflC gene encoding protease modulator HflC, producing MNAAKTTLGILAFVILMVVFASVFTITQGQHGILLRLGRLVVDANTQKVKILGPGLHIKTPFIESVRIFDTRIQTLDIKSSRIVTKEKKDVIADYYVKWRIADLAKYYKSTGGNEFKAETLLEQQLNTSLRAEFGKRLISEVSGGREDLTEKLRDKAEQQANQLGIQIVDVRIKGIEFPETTSNNIFQFMRANMQRIANSHRADGSAAAEAIKAAADAKVTILLAQAQSEGQKIRARGQATAAKIYADAFNKNPDFFVFYRSLKAYEGSFNSKQSVLVLDQSSAFFDYFRNALTKGNGTKPEKTL
- a CDS encoding DUF2065 domain-containing protein; this translates as MIINFLSAFALMLVFEGLMPFSSPAKWKELLRKVIEQDERTLRITGFISMLVGAILLAIVHQFAE
- a CDS encoding adenylosuccinate synthase, with protein sequence MGKNVVVIGTQWGDEGKGKIVDLLTHDAQVVVRYQGGHNAGHTLKIKGEKTVLRLIPSGMLRPHVKCYIGNGVVLSPQALLDEIKELEQKGIHVRNRLRISQACPLILPYHIALDKARENQKGTAAIGTTGRGIGPAYEDKVARRALKVRDLLYPERFHNKLTELLQYHNFVLKEYYKQPEVDLQQLLDDARIWADELKDMICDVTTCLHEHREKGDAILFEGAQGVYLDIDHGTYPFVTSSNTCVGSVVNGAGFGPRYIDYVLGITKAYTTRVGGGPFPTELQDEIGKGLAARGNEFGAVTGRPRRCGWLDAVLLRRSIELNSITGLCMTKLDVLDGLATVKIAVAYRDSSGQLLSRPPQAAEDFEGLEPIYEEMPGWSESTADVTDMKLLPANAIAYIKRIENLLGVPVDMLSTGPERDSTVILRDPFELKQSR
- a CDS encoding alpha/beta hydrolase — its product is MRSAFWKMLKDYQPVSTTGVLAHTYYWLTWLGSGDFVYKNPNFKPPETEDPSLKQGIVIYCVYGTADQPGSFARIASRLLAEGVPDYVSEIHLVAFDHRYQGKGIRYFSKKLIEKIKTNGHSHVIFMGHSRGGIIIADATEYRAAAEGIKVHGVVSICAPHGGSPLAIQPLSLFSTSVEEMQINSSFLARLNKKISQSENNYFFVAVEEDAIVPPEATFVEGYVEKHPESRLILNRHGHLSIMSSRRLVRHLGEKLFEFGATLFPQSKSDLNVTTVSGKEEIDEWIDITGDDSGEHLFEVALSPQNKSDLNGDDAIPEKAEIEGEWVDVTGDDDFAADRLPSMSK